A DNA window from Anaerocolumna sp. AGMB13020 contains the following coding sequences:
- a CDS encoding OadG family protein, translating to MSLSGFYGNSLILAVVNSFGVKNQIPGEYLDTVVILGLVFTGLILVVGILGIIRLFIALTKAMYKNSDNSGTNRAADSTSGAAAINKSNPLQINPADDPQLVAVITAALMASLEEVPADGLVIRSIRRR from the coding sequence ATGAGTTTATCAGGATTCTATGGGAACAGTCTTATACTCGCAGTGGTTAATAGCTTTGGGGTTAAGAATCAGATTCCCGGTGAATATTTAGATACGGTTGTAATACTCGGTTTAGTCTTTACAGGCTTAATTCTGGTTGTTGGTATTCTTGGTATCATAAGACTTTTCATCGCTTTAACAAAAGCTATGTATAAGAACAGTGATAACAGCGGGACAAACAGAGCGGCTGACTCAACCTCAGGTGCAGCAGCCATAAATAAGAGCAATCCCTTGCAGATTAATCCTGCAGATGATCCTCAGCTGGTAGCGGTTATAACAGCCGCATTAATGGCTTCCTTGGAAGAGGTACCTGCTGACGGACTTGTAATCCGTTCAATACGTAGAAGATAA
- a CDS encoding biotin/lipoyl-containing protein, with the protein MKTYTVTVNGIAYDVTVEETTGRPARAAAPVYAAPAPAPAAAPAPAAQTTAPAAEPEQEVAPAAVTGGSNGKIPVTSPMPGKILAVKASIGQSVKRGDVLLILEAMKMENEIVAPEAGTVASINIGVGETVESGTLLATLN; encoded by the coding sequence ATGAAAACTTATACAGTTACAGTTAATGGTATTGCATATGATGTTACAGTAGAAGAGACAACAGGCCGTCCGGCAAGAGCAGCGGCACCAGTTTATGCGGCACCCGCACCTGCTCCGGCAGCAGCACCCGCTCCGGCAGCTCAGACAACAGCCCCAGCAGCAGAACCTGAGCAGGAGGTTGCCCCAGCAGCAGTTACCGGTGGCTCCAATGGTAAGATACCTGTTACTTCGCCTATGCCAGGAAAAATTTTAGCTGTTAAAGCGTCTATTGGACAATCGGTTAAGAGAGGTGATGTATTATTGATTCTGGAAGCTATGAAAATGGAAAATGAAATTGTTGCACCGGAAGCCGGAACTGTAGCAAGTATCAATATTGGCGTTGGTGAAACGGTAGAATCCGGAACCTTACTGGCAACTTTAAACTAA
- a CDS encoding oxaloacetate decarboxylase subunit alpha, whose translation MNELHNDSGQMKRPVKITETILRDAHQSLIATRMTTDQMLPIIEKMDKVGYHAVECWGGATFDASLRFLKEDPWVRLRKLREGFKNTKLQMLLRGQNLLGYRHYADDVVEYFIQKSIANGIDNIRIFDAFNDIRNLETAVKATKKEKGHAQIAIAFTLGEAYTTGYYTELAKKIEEMGADSLCVKDMAGLLVPYEASELIGALKKAIKIPIDIHTHYTSGVAAMTYMKAVEAGADIIDTAMSPFAMGTSQPATEVLVETFKGTPYDTGLDQQLLAEIADYFRPLRDSAMEEGILNPKVMGVEIKTLLYQVPGGMLSNLMSQLKEQKAEDKYYEVLEEIPRVRKDLGEPPLVTPSSQIVGTQAVLNVIAGERYKMVTKETKAILAGEYGKTVRPFNEEVRKKVIGDAKPIECRPADLLKPELPAMEESVKDWKQQEEDVLSYALFPQVAMEFFKYRKAQETGVDPLFADYQNKAYPV comes from the coding sequence ATGAACGAATTGCATAACGATTCGGGACAGATGAAAAGGCCTGTTAAAATAACCGAAACCATCCTGCGTGATGCTCATCAGTCACTTATTGCAACAAGAATGACTACTGATCAGATGCTGCCCATTATTGAAAAGATGGACAAAGTAGGATACCATGCGGTAGAATGCTGGGGAGGCGCTACCTTTGATGCGTCTTTACGTTTCCTAAAGGAAGATCCCTGGGTTAGACTTAGAAAATTAAGAGAAGGTTTTAAAAATACAAAACTTCAAATGTTGCTTCGCGGACAGAATTTATTGGGCTACCGCCATTATGCGGATGATGTAGTAGAATATTTTATTCAGAAATCCATTGCAAACGGAATCGACAATATACGTATCTTTGATGCGTTTAATGATATCAGAAACCTTGAAACAGCAGTGAAAGCAACGAAAAAAGAAAAAGGCCATGCTCAGATTGCGATTGCATTTACACTGGGTGAAGCTTATACTACCGGGTATTATACGGAACTGGCTAAGAAGATTGAAGAGATGGGTGCGGATTCTTTATGTGTAAAGGATATGGCAGGACTTCTTGTACCTTATGAAGCTTCCGAATTAATCGGTGCTTTAAAGAAGGCCATAAAAATACCTATTGATATTCATACTCACTATACCAGCGGTGTGGCTGCAATGACCTATATGAAAGCAGTAGAAGCCGGTGCAGATATTATAGACACAGCAATGTCTCCTTTTGCTATGGGAACCAGCCAGCCGGCGACAGAAGTATTAGTTGAGACCTTCAAGGGAACCCCTTATGATACCGGTCTTGACCAGCAGCTCTTAGCTGAAATTGCGGATTATTTCCGTCCGCTGAGGGATAGTGCCATGGAGGAAGGAATCTTAAATCCCAAAGTTATGGGTGTGGAGATAAAAACCCTACTCTATCAGGTACCGGGAGGAATGTTATCCAATCTGATGTCCCAGTTAAAGGAACAGAAAGCAGAAGATAAATACTATGAGGTACTGGAAGAGATACCAAGAGTCAGAAAAGATCTTGGTGAACCGCCTTTGGTAACCCCTTCCAGCCAGATAGTTGGTACACAGGCTGTATTAAATGTTATAGCAGGTGAACGTTATAAAATGGTAACCAAAGAAACCAAAGCTATCCTAGCTGGTGAATACGGAAAAACCGTAAGACCTTTCAATGAAGAAGTCAGAAAAAAGGTTATAGGGGATGCAAAACCCATAGAATGCCGTCCGGCAGATCTTCTCAAACCAGAATTGCCGGCGATGGAAGAATCGGTGAAAGATTGGAAACAGCAGGAGGAAGATGTCTTATCCTATGCACTGTTCCCTCAGGTGGCAATGGAATTCTTTAAATATCGTAAAGCTCAGGAAACAGGAGTTGATCCGCTTTTTGCTGATTATCAGAATAAGGCATATCCGGTATAA
- a CDS encoding TrmH family RNA methyltransferase: MEAIKPYKKGAAYSYALGAFPTYELIAGKKENITGVYVHSQYTDAERIRNTCKENNIPVLKDDKLFSKVSDKENCYVIGVFDKYEDTLNSEASHIVLVNPSNMGNLGTILRTALGLGIKDMAIITPCADIFNPKVIRASMGALFKMRVQLFSSFEEYRKLNKKQEVFTFMLNGENTLEIQNCPKVELFALVFGNEATGLDDSYLTAGTSVCIPQSPEVDSLNITIAVGIGTFLFTHV, encoded by the coding sequence ATGGAAGCGATAAAACCATATAAAAAAGGTGCTGCTTATTCCTACGCTCTCGGTGCTTTTCCTACCTATGAGCTGATAGCAGGAAAAAAAGAAAACATTACAGGTGTATATGTCCATTCTCAGTATACCGATGCGGAGAGGATTAGGAATACCTGTAAAGAGAATAATATACCGGTGCTAAAAGATGATAAGCTTTTTTCAAAGGTTAGTGACAAAGAAAATTGTTACGTAATAGGTGTATTTGATAAGTATGAGGATACCCTGAACAGTGAGGCTTCCCATATAGTGCTTGTCAACCCAAGTAATATGGGAAATCTGGGTACTATCTTAAGAACAGCCTTAGGACTTGGTATAAAGGATATGGCGATTATAACTCCCTGTGCGGATATATTTAATCCAAAGGTTATCCGGGCTTCTATGGGTGCCTTATTCAAAATGAGAGTACAGTTGTTTTCCTCTTTTGAAGAGTATCGAAAGCTTAATAAAAAACAAGAAGTGTTTACCTTTATGCTAAATGGTGAAAATACACTGGAGATACAGAATTGTCCGAAAGTGGAATTGTTTGCACTGGTTTTTGGTAATGAAGCCACAGGGCTGGATGATTCCTATTTAACAGCAGGGACAAGCGTTTGCATTCCGCAATCGCCGGAGGTGGACTCCTTAAACATAACCATAGCAGTAGGAATCGGTACATTTCTATTTACTCATGTATAA
- a CDS encoding GNAT family N-acetyltransferase → MSKTEIRMATLDDAEEIYAIYEPYILNTVVSFEYTTVPLENFKERIRKITSTYPWLVYTVDGEIAGYAYCSLYRERAAYNWDCECSVYIKDTYHKKGIGTALYNALFQLAKAQGLYTIYSVICVPNTGSVALHKKFGFKEIGIYEKTAYKFGAWRDLLVMEKHLRETQGEPGAVIKSSELPKEEVDRILQNISVDVIAI, encoded by the coding sequence ATGAGCAAGACAGAAATACGCATGGCTACCCTGGATGATGCCGAAGAAATATACGCTATTTATGAACCTTATATCCTGAATACGGTTGTTTCCTTTGAATATACGACAGTTCCCTTAGAAAATTTTAAAGAAAGAATACGAAAAATAACCAGCACTTACCCGTGGTTAGTATATACGGTGGATGGAGAGATAGCAGGCTATGCCTACTGTTCCCTTTACAGAGAAAGAGCCGCTTATAACTGGGACTGTGAATGCTCTGTATATATTAAGGATACATATCATAAAAAGGGTATTGGAACGGCTCTTTATAATGCGCTTTTTCAACTTGCAAAAGCACAGGGGCTTTATACGATCTATTCTGTAATTTGTGTCCCGAATACGGGAAGTGTGGCGCTTCATAAAAAGTTCGGCTTTAAAGAAATCGGTATCTATGAAAAAACAGCATATAAATTTGGTGCCTGGAGAGACTTACTGGTAATGGAGAAACATTTAAGAGAAACACAAGGGGAACCGGGAGCTGTAATAAAGTCAAGTGAACTGCCCAAGGAAGAGGTTGACAGAATATTACAAAATATCAGTGTTGATGTTATTGCTATATAA
- a CDS encoding alpha/beta hydrolase: MKKKKIIIRILIILAAILFILAGAFLIYVLKYYKADATAQDVYSTYSESIEVGKDYTVFYPEPNKNKNTGLIFYPGGKVEETAYAPIMNKLSSEGITCVLIKMPFRLAVFDVNAADGIMEKFPEITSWYMGGHSLGGAMASSYAVEHSKEVTGLILLAAYPVSKSDIPAVIIYGSEDKVLNRDKLKGLTGLVEIQGGNHAQFGNYGFQKGDGTASISSEEQQMETVKAIVEFISKKP, from the coding sequence ATGAAGAAAAAAAAGATTATCATTCGAATTTTAATTATTCTTGCTGCTATCTTGTTCATACTGGCAGGTGCTTTTTTAATCTATGTTCTGAAATACTATAAAGCGGATGCTACAGCACAGGATGTTTACAGTACTTATTCTGAAAGCATTGAAGTTGGTAAAGATTATACGGTCTTTTACCCTGAGCCAAACAAGAATAAGAACACAGGATTGATTTTCTATCCCGGTGGGAAAGTGGAAGAAACGGCATATGCGCCGATTATGAACAAACTTTCTAGTGAAGGTATTACCTGTGTATTGATAAAAATGCCTTTTCGTCTGGCAGTATTTGATGTGAATGCAGCAGATGGAATAATGGAGAAATTTCCAGAGATCACCAGCTGGTATATGGGTGGACATTCCCTGGGGGGTGCAATGGCAAGCAGTTATGCTGTAGAACATTCGAAAGAGGTAACAGGTCTCATATTGTTAGCAGCATATCCTGTCAGCAAGTCTGATATTCCGGCTGTTATAATTTATGGAAGTGAAGATAAGGTTCTTAACAGAGATAAACTGAAAGGACTAACCGGGTTAGTTGAAATTCAGGGCGGAAATCATGCTCAATTTGGAAATTATGGTTTTCAAAAAGGGGATGGAACAGCTTCTATCAGCAGCGAAGAGCAGCAGATGGAGACTGTAAAAGCAATTGTTGAATTTATATCGAAAAAACCTTGA
- the ylxM gene encoding YlxM family DNA-binding protein: MESAEMNQKLQEKVYLSLLFDFYGELLKDHNKQIFEDYILNDLSLGEIAALQGISRQGVYDIVKRGSKQLNDCEKKLGLARKFESTRQIAEEIHQLACQLKTGYKDEDLDSIISLSQKMVHEL, translated from the coding sequence ATGGAAAGCGCTGAAATGAACCAAAAACTTCAGGAAAAGGTATATTTATCTCTCTTGTTTGACTTTTATGGAGAACTTTTAAAGGACCATAACAAACAGATATTTGAAGATTATATACTCAATGATCTTTCATTAGGAGAGATTGCCGCTTTGCAGGGAATTAGCAGACAAGGCGTATACGATATTGTTAAGAGAGGTTCGAAGCAATTAAACGATTGTGAGAAGAAGCTGGGTCTGGCCCGTAAATTTGAGTCCACCAGGCAGATAGCAGAAGAGATTCACCAGCTTGCGTGCCAGTTAAAGACTGGGTACAAAGACGAAGATTTGGATAGTATTATAAGCCTGTCACAGAAGATGGTTCATGAATTATAA
- the ffh gene encoding signal recognition particle protein — MAFDSLSEKLQNVFKNLRGKGRLTEADVATALKEVKMALLEADVNFKVVKNFIKSVQERAVGQDVMTSLTPGQMVIKIVNEEMVNLMGSETTEIAFKPGNEMTIILMCGLQGAGKTTTTAKLAGKFKAKGKRPLLVACDIYRPAAIEQLQINGDKQGVPVFSMGNKHKPLNIAKAAIEHAKENSMNVVILDTAGRLHIDEDMMNELIEIKENIQVHQTILVVDSMTGQDAVNVAEHFQNKIGIDGVILTKLDGDTRGGAALSIRAVTGRPILYAGMGEKLSDLEQFYPDRMASRILGMGDILTLIDKAQADFDEEKAKQLEKKIKKAEFDFNDYLEQMQQIKKMGGIGDILKMMPGMGGSQMKDLDFDENALSGVEAIIYSMTKAERANPDILNPSRKKRIAMGAGVDISEVNRLVKGFEQSKKMMKQMSGMMGSKGMKKGKFKMPFGF; from the coding sequence ATGGCATTTGACAGCCTTTCTGAAAAACTGCAAAATGTATTTAAGAACTTAAGAGGCAAAGGCCGCCTGACAGAAGCGGATGTAGCCACAGCACTGAAGGAAGTTAAGATGGCTCTTTTAGAGGCAGATGTTAACTTTAAGGTAGTGAAGAATTTTATTAAGAGTGTACAGGAACGGGCCGTTGGACAGGATGTTATGACAAGCCTTACCCCTGGACAGATGGTTATAAAGATTGTTAATGAAGAAATGGTAAATCTCATGGGTTCAGAGACTACTGAAATAGCTTTTAAGCCCGGAAATGAAATGACCATAATCCTTATGTGCGGCTTACAGGGTGCCGGTAAAACAACTACTACAGCAAAACTTGCCGGTAAATTCAAAGCAAAGGGCAAGCGTCCTTTACTGGTTGCCTGCGATATATACCGTCCGGCTGCTATTGAACAGTTGCAGATCAACGGTGATAAGCAGGGAGTGCCTGTATTCTCCATGGGAAATAAGCACAAACCACTTAATATTGCCAAAGCTGCTATTGAACATGCCAAAGAAAACAGCATGAATGTGGTTATACTAGACACCGCAGGACGTCTTCATATAGATGAAGACATGATGAATGAGTTAATTGAAATCAAAGAGAACATACAGGTACACCAGACCATCCTGGTTGTAGATTCCATGACAGGACAGGATGCTGTAAATGTTGCAGAGCATTTCCAGAATAAGATTGGAATTGATGGTGTTATTTTAACAAAGCTTGATGGTGATACCAGAGGTGGTGCCGCTCTTTCCATCCGGGCAGTAACCGGTCGTCCTATCCTGTATGCTGGTATGGGTGAGAAATTATCAGATTTAGAGCAGTTTTATCCTGATCGAATGGCTTCCCGTATACTTGGTATGGGTGATATTCTGACTCTTATTGACAAGGCGCAGGCAGATTTTGATGAAGAAAAGGCTAAGCAGCTTGAGAAGAAGATTAAGAAAGCTGAGTTCGATTTTAACGATTATCTGGAACAAATGCAGCAGATTAAAAAAATGGGCGGCATCGGAGATATTCTTAAAATGATGCCTGGTATGGGTGGCAGCCAGATGAAAGATTTGGATTTTGATGAAAATGCCTTAAGTGGGGTGGAAGCAATTATCTATTCCATGACAAAAGCAGAAAGAGCCAATCCGGATATCTTGAATCCTTCCAGAAAGAAAAGAATAGCAATGGGAGCCGGCGTTGATATCAGCGAAGTAAACAGGTTAGTGAAAGGCTTTGAACAGTCCAAAAAGATGATGAAACAAATGTCAGGAATGATGGGCTCTAAGGGCATGAAAAAAGGCAAATTCAAAATGCCTTTCGGATTCTAG
- the rpsP gene encoding 30S ribosomal protein S16, producing the protein MAVKIRLRRMGQKKAPFYRIVVSDSRSPRDGRFIEEIGTYDPTKEPNAFKVNEEAAKKWLQNGAQPTETVGDLFRKAGITK; encoded by the coding sequence ATGGCAGTAAAGATCAGATTAAGAAGAATGGGACAGAAAAAGGCTCCTTTCTATAGAATCGTTGTTTCAGATTCCAGATCACCCAGAGATGGAAGATTTATCGAGGAAATCGGCACTTATGATCCTACAAAAGAACCCAACGCTTTCAAAGTAAACGAAGAGGCAGCTAAGAAGTGGTTACAGAATGGTGCTCAGCCTACTGAAACAGTTGGTGATTTATTTAGAAAAGCAGGAATTACAAAATAA
- a CDS encoding KH domain-containing protein, with amino-acid sequence MKELVKVIATSLVDHPEEVVVTEKETDQSIIVELKVAPEDMGKVIGKQGRIAKSIRTVVKAAAAKDDKKVVVEILQ; translated from the coding sequence ATGAAAGAATTAGTTAAAGTAATTGCTACATCACTCGTTGATCACCCTGAAGAAGTTGTTGTAACAGAAAAGGAAACCGACCAGTCCATTATTGTGGAGTTAAAGGTTGCACCTGAGGACATGGGGAAGGTCATCGGCAAGCAAGGCCGAATAGCAAAATCCATTCGTACCGTTGTAAAAGCAGCAGCTGCAAAGGATGATAAAAAGGTAGTTGTTGAAATTCTTCAATAA
- the rimM gene encoding ribosome maturation factor RimM (Essential for efficient processing of 16S rRNA) encodes MEDYLRVGVISSTHGIKGEVKVFPTTDDMQRFKQLKQVFLDTKKEYMELEITGVKFFKQWAILKFKGFDNINDIEKYKGCDLLVTRENAVKLEEDEFFICDILDSVVITDEGEELGILTDVLSTGANDVYVVTTKEKKEILLPSIKECILDVNVENKKIVVHLMPGLL; translated from the coding sequence ATGGAAGATTATTTAAGAGTTGGGGTAATATCCTCTACCCATGGAATCAAAGGTGAAGTTAAAGTATTTCCTACCACGGATGATATGCAGCGATTTAAGCAATTAAAACAGGTATTTTTAGATACGAAAAAAGAATATATGGAACTTGAAATTACAGGAGTCAAATTTTTCAAACAGTGGGCTATCCTGAAATTTAAGGGATTTGATAATATAAATGATATAGAAAAATACAAAGGCTGTGATTTGCTGGTTACAAGGGAAAATGCAGTGAAATTAGAGGAGGATGAATTTTTTATCTGTGATATTCTGGATTCGGTCGTTATTACCGATGAAGGGGAAGAATTGGGTATTTTAACAGATGTACTGTCAACCGGTGCAAATGATGTCTATGTTGTTACCACCAAAGAAAAGAAAGAAATTCTTCTGCCCTCTATTAAAGAATGTATTTTAGATGTCAATGTTGAAAATAAAAAGATAGTCGTACATTTAATGCCTGGATTACTATAG
- the trmD gene encoding tRNA (guanosine(37)-N1)-methyltransferase TrmD — protein sequence MNFYVLTLFPEMIRQGLSASIIGRAVEKGILKLNTVDIRDFSENKHNRVDDYPYGGGAGMVMAAGPVVRAYRSVKEQITASAENEEVCGNEKAPRVVYLTPQGKVFNQSMAEDFAKEENLIFLCGHYEGIDERALEMIVTDNVSIGDYVLTGGELPSMVMIDAISRLVPGVLNNEISAEFETFQDNLLEYPQYTRPEEFEGRKVPEVLLSGHHGKVEEWRRQQSLLRTIKNRPDLMEKAILSEKDRTYLKKIINKA from the coding sequence ATGAATTTTTATGTATTGACCCTTTTTCCGGAGATGATAAGGCAGGGATTGTCTGCCAGTATAATTGGACGGGCTGTGGAAAAAGGTATTCTTAAGTTAAATACGGTTGATATCAGAGATTTCTCAGAAAATAAACATAACAGAGTGGATGATTATCCTTATGGAGGCGGCGCTGGAATGGTTATGGCAGCCGGACCGGTAGTAAGGGCTTATCGTTCAGTGAAAGAACAGATAACTGCATCAGCGGAAAATGAAGAGGTCTGCGGAAATGAAAAGGCTCCCAGAGTTGTATATCTTACGCCTCAGGGAAAGGTTTTTAACCAGTCTATGGCAGAAGATTTTGCAAAAGAAGAGAACCTGATCTTTCTTTGCGGTCATTATGAGGGAATCGATGAACGTGCTCTGGAAATGATCGTAACAGATAATGTTTCCATCGGAGATTATGTATTAACCGGAGGAGAGCTTCCTTCCATGGTTATGATTGATGCAATCAGCAGACTGGTACCGGGAGTTTTAAATAACGAGATTTCTGCTGAGTTTGAGACTTTTCAGGATAACCTGTTAGAGTACCCCCAATATACCAGGCCGGAAGAGTTTGAAGGCAGAAAAGTACCTGAAGTGTTGCTATCCGGACATCATGGCAAGGTTGAGGAGTGGAGAAGACAGCAATCCCTCCTTCGAACAATTAAGAATCGGCCGGATTTAATGGAAAAGGCTATTTTGTCGGAGAAGGATAGAACCTATCTTAAAAAAATAATCAATAAGGCTTAA
- the rplS gene encoding 50S ribosomal protein L19 yields MNNIIKEIEAAQLKSEIADFNVGDTVKVYAKVKEGNRERTQVFEGTVLKRQNGGARETFTVRKASNGIGVEKTWPLHSPSVEKIEVIRHGKVRRAKLNYLRGRVGKKAKVKEIVK; encoded by the coding sequence ATGAATAACATTATTAAAGAAATCGAAGCTGCTCAGCTTAAAAGCGAAATCGCAGACTTCAACGTAGGCGATACTGTTAAAGTATATGCAAAAGTTAAAGAAGGTAATCGTGAAAGAACACAGGTTTTCGAAGGTACTGTTTTAAAGAGACAGAACGGTGGAGCTAGAGAGACATTTACTGTAAGAAAAGCTTCTAACGGTATCGGCGTTGAGAAGACTTGGCCCCTGCATTCCCCTAGTGTTGAGAAGATTGAAGTTATCAGACACGGTAAGGTTAGAAGAGCTAAGTTAAATTATTTACGTGGCAGAGTAGGTAAGAAAGCTAAAGTTAAAGAAATCGTAAAATAA
- the lepB gene encoding signal peptidase I — protein sequence MKYDFEKEDKGPIIKKVVMSLLIWLIEIAAVVTLAYYITHYALEKTLMSGQSMESTLKDQDNILINKFAYVFSDPKRFDVIVFKQSDKEHSYLNIKRVIGLPGETVRIIDGKVYIDGTILKESVETEVITNAGLAEEEIKLEENEFFVLGDNRNNSEDSRFANIGNIVTGDIIGKAWIRENGFAFINKLNTVKEEE from the coding sequence ATGAAATATGATTTTGAAAAAGAGGACAAGGGCCCAATAATAAAAAAAGTAGTAATGTCTCTGCTCATATGGCTCATTGAGATAGCCGCAGTTGTAACATTGGCTTATTATATTACCCACTATGCGTTGGAAAAGACTTTGATGTCTGGTCAGTCCATGGAAAGTACCCTGAAAGATCAGGATAATATATTAATCAATAAATTTGCATATGTATTTAGTGATCCAAAAAGATTTGATGTAATAGTTTTTAAACAGTCGGATAAAGAACATAGCTACTTAAATATAAAAAGAGTCATTGGTCTTCCCGGTGAAACTGTCCGTATCATCGACGGAAAAGTATATATAGACGGTACAATACTTAAGGAATCTGTTGAAACAGAGGTTATTACCAATGCTGGCTTGGCGGAGGAAGAAATCAAGCTGGAGGAGAATGAATTCTTTGTCCTTGGAGACAATCGAAACAACAGTGAAGACAGCCGTTTTGCCAATATAGGCAATATTGTAACGGGTGATATTATAGGAAAAGCCTGGATTAGAGAAAATGGCTTTGCCTTTATAAATAAATTAAATACCGTAAAGGAGGAGGAATAA
- the ylqF gene encoding ribosome biogenesis GTPase YlqF, with the protein MHFQWYPGHMSKAKRVMQEDMKLIDVVIELVDARIPLSSKNPDINQIAGNKSRVILLNKYDLSDDVQNQKWKEYFESQGYIAALVNSKKGDGIRKVNDAVITACKAKIERDRKRGILNRPLRAMVVGIPNVGKSTFINSISGKASAKTGNKPGVTKGKQWIKLNKSIELLDTPGILWPKFEDQRVGLHLALIGSIRDDILNSYSMSLNLISFLTMYYKGALAERYGIIESEDAVENLAAIAKKRGCLLKGGDLDLEKASGFLVDDFRNAKLGKVTLEFPPEIESEVLVEETDNSISE; encoded by the coding sequence ATGCATTTTCAATGGTATCCCGGTCACATGTCGAAAGCAAAACGTGTGATGCAGGAAGATATGAAGTTAATCGACGTAGTCATCGAACTGGTGGATGCACGTATTCCGCTGAGCAGTAAAAATCCAGATATTAATCAGATAGCCGGTAATAAATCAAGGGTTATTCTGTTAAATAAATATGATTTGTCAGACGATGTTCAGAACCAGAAATGGAAGGAATATTTTGAAAGCCAGGGATATATAGCAGCACTTGTTAATTCCAAAAAAGGAGACGGCATCAGAAAAGTGAACGATGCCGTTATAACAGCCTGCAAAGCTAAAATAGAACGAGACAGAAAAAGAGGAATCCTTAACAGACCATTACGTGCCATGGTTGTTGGTATACCTAATGTGGGAAAATCTACCTTTATTAACAGCATCTCAGGTAAAGCTTCTGCGAAAACCGGAAACAAACCTGGTGTAACAAAGGGAAAACAATGGATTAAATTAAATAAATCCATTGAACTTTTAGATACTCCCGGTATTCTATGGCCAAAATTTGAGGATCAGAGAGTTGGTCTGCACCTTGCTTTAATCGGATCAATTAGAGATGATATTTTAAACAGCTATTCCATGAGCCTTAATCTCATATCTTTTCTGACTATGTATTACAAGGGAGCCTTAGCCGAACGCTATGGTATAATTGAAAGCGAAGATGCAGTAGAAAATCTTGCGGCTATTGCAAAGAAAAGAGGTTGTTTATTAAAAGGAGGAGATCTGGATCTTGAAAAAGCTTCCGGTTTTCTGGTGGATGATTTTCGTAATGCAAAGCTTGGAAAGGTAACTCTTGAATTCCCGCCGGAAATCGAAAGTGAAGTTTTAGTGGAAGAGACAGATAATTCCATAAGTGAATAA